A window of the Clostridia bacterium genome harbors these coding sequences:
- a CDS encoding DUF134 domain-containing protein, with protein sequence MPRPTKLRRVEFIPEVTVFKPAGVPLRSLEEEILTIEELEAIRLKDMEGLEQEDCAERMQVSRPTFQRVLVAGRAKVARALIEGKAIRIEGGTYCLAKRHFRCAACGYEFEKPHGIGGRAIDMECPRCQAREVYRADGRPNPPF encoded by the coding sequence ATGCCACGGCCAACTAAGCTGAGAAGGGTGGAGTTTATTCCCGAGGTTACGGTCTTTAAGCCAGCTGGGGTTCCCTTGCGCAGCTTAGAAGAAGAGATCCTCACCATTGAAGAATTGGAGGCTATCCGACTGAAAGACATGGAAGGCCTGGAACAGGAGGATTGTGCTGAGCGAATGCAGGTTTCTAGACCTACCTTTCAGCGAGTCTTAGTAGCCGGCCGAGCCAAAGTGGCCCGAGCCTTAATTGAAGGAAAAGCCATCCGCATCGAAGGCGGAACTTATTGCTTAGCCAAGCGACACTTCCGATGTGCCGCCTGTGGGTACGAATTTGAAAAGCCCCATGGTATAGGCGGGCGGGCCATAGACATGGAATGCCCCCGCTGTCAAGCCCGGGAAGTTTATCGCGCCGATGGCCGACCTAATCCGCCTTTTTAG